In a single window of the Coprothermobacter proteolyticus DSM 5265 genome:
- a CDS encoding Na/Pi cotransporter family protein: MQPLQYIGLALGGLSVFLYGLLAFSDYLKELAGIRLRTIITRISGTTWKALLTGLIVTALWQSSSVTTVVAVALVNAGMLPFEAALGLIFGANIGTTITAQIVAFNITQWGLFILPIGLITYLVGKKKRAKTIGLSIFSFGLLLSGLWLMELGLSPLKESAYLQSLLVAFSTKPWLGILAGAVFTGIIQSSSATTSLVVAMARQGLMTFGAAVPLVLGANVGTTVTALLASIGTKLSARRTAVAHLLFNLVGVILIYPFLVTGIYQNAVISISEIFGDVSLPRLIANSHTLFNVVWALFWAFQVNNFAKLVKWLVKGEEKIFTKPEYLHANLLSAPSLALDALRSTLKYMADVSISMLNSVVEMILKEEKYNGEEIWNMENLVDDLYSDGLQYANKLAQTSLSEEEVAYLAAIVHSMDDVERWGDHATNLIEFAEFVYENDVHFSPKGQESLKQLFGLVKANLDRAQQVIDNGFSESILELTVLTEEQIDALVKELRNERTERLIQGEVSVSAAVIYVDILTNLERVADHCLNVVQNFSRIHGEKVSDERRQ; encoded by the coding sequence ATGCAGCCACTGCAATATATTGGGCTCGCTCTTGGTGGCCTTTCTGTTTTCTTGTATGGTTTGCTTGCCTTCAGCGACTATTTAAAAGAATTAGCAGGCATTCGCCTAAGAACCATCATCACTCGAATTAGCGGAACAACTTGGAAAGCACTATTAACGGGTTTGATCGTAACCGCTCTCTGGCAGTCTTCTTCGGTAACAACAGTAGTTGCAGTTGCGTTGGTAAATGCGGGTATGCTACCATTTGAAGCCGCTCTAGGTTTGATTTTTGGGGCCAATATCGGAACTACTATTACTGCTCAAATAGTTGCCTTCAACATAACACAGTGGGGTTTGTTCATTCTTCCCATAGGTTTGATAACGTATTTGGTTGGCAAGAAGAAAAGAGCAAAGACTATTGGTCTATCGATTTTTTCTTTTGGACTCCTTTTATCAGGTCTATGGTTAATGGAACTAGGGCTTAGCCCATTAAAGGAATCTGCTTATCTGCAAAGTCTTTTAGTAGCGTTTAGTACTAAACCTTGGCTGGGTATATTAGCTGGTGCAGTATTTACTGGCATCATACAATCATCATCTGCGACAACATCACTAGTTGTGGCGATGGCACGTCAAGGATTAATGACGTTCGGCGCAGCAGTACCATTAGTACTGGGCGCAAATGTCGGTACCACCGTAACCGCTCTTTTGGCTTCTATTGGAACCAAACTAAGTGCTAGAAGAACGGCTGTGGCTCACCTGCTCTTCAACCTTGTCGGTGTCATCTTGATATATCCTTTTCTTGTTACAGGAATTTACCAAAACGCCGTAATAAGCATTTCTGAAATTTTCGGCGATGTTTCCTTACCACGCCTCATAGCAAATTCCCATACTTTGTTCAACGTCGTCTGGGCTTTGTTTTGGGCTTTCCAGGTAAATAACTTCGCTAAGCTCGTAAAGTGGCTAGTTAAAGGTGAGGAAAAGATTTTCACAAAGCCCGAGTATTTGCACGCAAACTTGTTGTCTGCTCCTTCTTTGGCTTTAGATGCTCTTAGAAGTACCTTAAAATACATGGCTGATGTGAGTATTAGCATGCTGAACTCTGTTGTCGAAATGATTCTCAAGGAAGAAAAGTATAATGGTGAAGAAATTTGGAATATGGAGAACTTAGTTGACGACCTTTACAGTGATGGCCTGCAGTATGCAAACAAACTAGCACAGACATCCTTGTCAGAAGAAGAAGTGGCATACTTAGCTGCCATTGTTCACAGCATGGACGATGTGGAAAGATGGGGCGACCACGCGACTAACTTGATAGAGTTCGCTGAATTCGTGTACGAAAATGATGTGCACTTTAGCCCCAAAGGTCAAGAATCCTTAAAACAGCTTTTTGGTCTAGTAAAGGCTAATTTGGACAGAGCACAACAGGTAATTGACAACGGTTTCTCAGAAAGCATTTTAGAACTTACGGTCCTTACCGAAGAACAGATTGATGCTTTAGTCAAGGAACTCAGAAACGAAAGAACCGAGCGCTTAATTCAAGGCGAAGTTTCTGTAAGTGCTGCAGTTATTTACGTGGACATTTTAACCAACTTAGAGCGTGTGGCTGACCATTGCCTTAATGTAGTGCAGAATTTTTCACGTATCCATGGAGAGAAGGTGAGCGATGAACGACGTCAATAA
- a CDS encoding type 1 glutamine amidotransferase domain-containing protein: protein MAGKIAILLDDGFEDLEFFYPYFRVQEDNFEPVVLGVEPKLAKGKNGLYFQITETLAKHKPEEFVGLYIPGGHAPDRLRRFDEVKEFVSAFYKLGRPIGTICHGPQVLISAKVVEGVTMTSVSAIKDDLENAGAIWVNQPVVVDKNIVSSRVPDDLPFNLPALLALLPK, encoded by the coding sequence ATGGCAGGGAAAATAGCCATATTGCTGGATGATGGTTTTGAGGACCTGGAGTTCTTTTATCCTTATTTCAGGGTGCAGGAAGACAACTTTGAGCCAGTAGTGCTAGGTGTTGAGCCCAAATTAGCGAAGGGAAAGAATGGCTTGTATTTTCAGATAACTGAAACTTTGGCAAAACACAAGCCAGAAGAATTTGTTGGGCTTTATATTCCGGGCGGGCATGCCCCCGATCGCCTTCGCCGCTTTGACGAGGTCAAGGAATTCGTTTCAGCATTCTACAAGTTGGGTAGACCTATTGGAACTATTTGTCATGGACCTCAAGTGCTCATCTCAGCGAAAGTAGTTGAGGGAGTAACTATGACTTCAGTATCTGCCATAAAAGACGACTTGGAAAACGCAGGTGCCATCTGGGTTAACCAACCAGTGGTGGTGGATAAGAACATTGTTAGTAGCCGAGTTCCCGATGATTTACCGTTCAATCTTCCAGCTTTACTAGCTCTTCTTCCCAAATAG
- a CDS encoding RidA family protein, with product MLVKRYVVDGIFKPTGPYVHAVESGNLVFVSGLLGAKPDGTLPEDPDLQLSQMFANVNELLKALGIAKDAVVKTTVFMKDMSYAAKLNERYAAFFGNDLPARSMIQVAGLPMNAFFEMELVAQRSE from the coding sequence ATGCTTGTGAAAAGGTACGTAGTAGATGGGATTTTCAAACCTACAGGCCCCTATGTCCATGCTGTAGAAAGTGGCAATCTTGTTTTTGTTAGTGGTCTGTTGGGTGCAAAACCTGATGGAACGTTACCAGAAGATCCTGATTTGCAACTTTCACAAATGTTTGCTAACGTTAATGAATTGCTGAAGGCCTTAGGTATTGCGAAAGATGCAGTTGTGAAAACCACGGTTTTTATGAAAGACATGTCGTATGCTGCAAAGCTTAATGAGCGCTATGCAGCCTTTTTTGGAAATGATTTACCAGCTAGGAGTATGATACAGGTAGCAGGATTGCCCATGAATGCTTTTTTTGAGATGGAGCTAGTTGCGCAGAGAAGTGAGTAA